From the genome of Pseudomonadota bacterium:
CCGGATCTGTGGGATGCAGTGCGTTCCAATAGGCCCAGTCATATTCAAAGAACTGACGCTCGTCCACCTGCCAACCGTAGGGATCAAGATCGCCGCTACCCACCCGCACGTGGCGCACCAGCTCGCTGAAGTTGAGCACGATCCGGTCCAGCGGATAGCGCTCGTCGATGGCGGACTGCGGTGAGGCTGCTCCCACCCGAAGCTGGTCCCGCGGCGTGATCAGCACCTCCCACCAGACACGCTGGCCGTGGCCGAGGTTGATATTGACGTCAAATTCCAGCGTACCGCCGTCGCTGAAATCGAACTCCTGGCGCGGCCAGAAGGCGCTGTTGGAGTAGGCCGTCACCTCACCCAGCGCCGACATCATGTGGTTCTTGCAGAGGAAGAAACTCTCGTCCGGCCGATCGCCGTTTGAGGTCTGGCTGGTGTTGACCAGATGCTGCGGCAGCGGGGACACGGCCGGGTTGGGCCCATCACAATTCATGTTGTGGTCTGCAAGAAAACCGACAAAGTTTTTGCTGAACTGCTCCTGCGGATGATTCCGGTGGGTCACCACGTAGTCGAAGGTTCGAGGCAACAGATCCTGTGAGGGAGCCGGTGGATCGCCGTCGAAGGTCTCTTCAAGCGCCCACTGGACTGGCTGGGCAAAGGCACTGAACGTTGCGGCGAAAAAAAGCAGGACCAGCGACCGGTAGACGCGGGCCCGTTGACCATGAGTGGAAATGGACACGGGGCTCTCCTTGATCAGTCAAATTGTCGGGTCGGATGAAGCGGGCCGACGCGATCAAGGTAGCGACGGCAGAGAGGAATAAATGAGACCGTCATCGCAGATTCTGTGCAGCTTTCTGAGAGGCAACAAAAACTTAAGCCTTCTCTAACGCTAATTTCACTGACGTTACGCGCCGGCGATCTCACCGAGCGGTGCCTTGAGCGAAAGCGCCTCCTTGGTTGGGGGTCCGGACCACAGTGAGGTGCTGGAAGACACGGGCTGCCGATGGCCGCACGCGGATATAATTGAACCGACGGCAACGTGTGGGGTTCGCATTGACCGACCTATTCATCTCCTACGCTCGCGGCGACCATAAGGAGGCGGGACGCCTTGCTGCGGCTATGGAAGCCGCGGGCTACTCCGTATGGTGGGACCGCCAGCTCCTGAGCGGCGACGAGTTTTCCGCCCAGATCGAAGAGGCACTCAAGGCCGCTGGCGCGGTCATTGTGTGCTGGTCTGCGGAAGCCTCGAAATCTCGCTGGGTACGCGACGAAGCCTCGGTCGCTGCAGACAGCGGCAAGCTGGTGGCGATCGGCCTCGACGCCACCGACCCGCCGATGGGATTTCGCCAGTTTCACTGCGAGGATCTCTCAGGTTGGCGCGATGGAGCGGACAATCACGCCCTTCAACAGCTGCTGCGGGCTATCAGCGCCAAGCTCAGCCCAACTGCTCCGACGCCAGTCGTTGAAACTGTCGACCGACCCAAACCAGCAGGCCCCGGCTTACCCCTGGCTGGGGCGCTCATGCTGACTGCGATGCTGGCGATCGGCGCCTTTTTTATGACGAGCGATCAGGGCGACCCCGCTGAAGTTATGGATTCATCGGCACCAAGGCTCAAAGAAGGTACCGCCGACGAGCCCCTCGACGTCAGGCGTTACGACATCTTGCTGCCGGAGGACGCGCCGATCGATTTCATCGGCGCATCGCCGCTCCGCCTGCCGGTGCCTGCGCTGGCGATCACCCCGGATGGACAGCAGCTGATTTACACCGGCCCGTCCCAAACCGATCAATCTCAGCTATTTCTCAGAGATCTAGGTCAATTTGGCGTGCGGCCAATCCAAGGTACCGGAGGCGCCTATCTGCCCTTTGTTTCGCCTGATGGCGAGAAGGTCGCCTTTTTCGCCGCTGATGAGCTGAGGATTGCACCGCTCGACGGCGGAGCAGTGCGGACGGTGCTCGCAACACCAAATCCGCGCGGGGGTGCCTGGTGGGGCAATGACCGGATCATTTACTCCGATCGGGAGGGCCGGTCGACCTGGTGGATAAATATCAACAGCACAACGCCACAGCCGTTTACGCTGGCCGAAACTACCGCACCAGACGGTACGCCTATTGTGTACAACCGGGTGATGACGCCGATGCCAGGTGGCGAAACGGTACTCACCGTGGCCTACCCGGGTACCGAATCGTTTGGTCGTCTAGTGGCCTTGGACCCCGCCCGCGGGACGCTGGAAACGATCATCGATCTCCCCGTTGCGGGTTGGGCCAGCAACGATTCATTGGTCTATGTGATGGGCAACGAGCTGTTTGCCGTGGATTTTGAGAATGCCACCAATCAGGTGTCAGGCGAGCCCCGTTTGCTAGGCGGCGAGCTTCGGCGCGACGACTCGCTGCCACAGTTTGTGCTTTCAGATCGCACGCTGATTTACGCCACCGGCGGCGCCTATCTGGAGCTGCAGATAGCGAGAGTCGGCGTCGACGGCAGCATCAGCGAAACGGCGATTGCCGACGCGAGATTTGGCAACCTTGCCGTATCGCCGGATGGTCAGCAGATCGCCGCCACCGTCAACGGCAGCCAATCGGACATTTATCTATACAACCTCGCCAGCGGGCAGTCGCGCCGCCTGACTCGGGGTGGCAACAATCACCACCCCGAGTGGTCGGATGATGGCGACACGTTGTACTTTGCGCATGACAGCAGCGGTGAGCCTCAGGGCGTTTACCAGACTTCAACATCCTCAGCCAGCTTTGAAAAGTCGCTTATCCTGGAGACCCAGAGCTTCCTGGTAAGGATGAGCGCCAATAACCTCGCTACCATGCCGGTTGTCGGCGAAGGCGGGTTCGACTACGCAATCGTTGACCTCCAAACCGGTAAGCAGACAGTGGTCGCACAGCAGCCGGATGTGGAAGAAGACCTGGGTCACGTCTCGCCTGATCACCGTTGGCTGGCGTTGACGGTCGACGCCTCGGGCCGCTACGAGGTGGTCATCATGCCGCTGCTTCGCGATGGTCCTACGCTCCCGGTCTCAACCGAAGGCGGCGAAGAACCCACGTGGTCGGAGGACATGTCCAGCCTCTACTATCGCTATGGCACCCGCCTGTATCGGGTGCCCGTCAGCCAGCAAGACGGGGCGGTTAAGCTTGGCGAGCCGGAGACCATATTGGACGACCCCATGTGGGTCAATGTACCGGGGTATTCTTATTGGCCTGACCCCGGAACTGGCGGCTTTCTGATTCTCCGAGATAACCAGCCTCCCACTACACGCGAGCTAAGGGTGATTGAAGGTTGGCGCAGCATACGCTAGCCCGAGGAATGAACTCACTAACGACGCCGACGGCTGCCGTGTCGGCGGAAGATGTCTTTACTCTCTCGAAACGCTTCCTC
Proteins encoded in this window:
- a CDS encoding TIR domain-containing protein — translated: MTDLFISYARGDHKEAGRLAAAMEAAGYSVWWDRQLLSGDEFSAQIEEALKAAGAVIVCWSAEASKSRWVRDEASVAADSGKLVAIGLDATDPPMGFRQFHCEDLSGWRDGADNHALQQLLRAISAKLSPTAPTPVVETVDRPKPAGPGLPLAGALMLTAMLAIGAFFMTSDQGDPAEVMDSSAPRLKEGTADEPLDVRRYDILLPEDAPIDFIGASPLRLPVPALAITPDGQQLIYTGPSQTDQSQLFLRDLGQFGVRPIQGTGGAYLPFVSPDGEKVAFFAADELRIAPLDGGAVRTVLATPNPRGGAWWGNDRIIYSDREGRSTWWININSTTPQPFTLAETTAPDGTPIVYNRVMTPMPGGETVLTVAYPGTESFGRLVALDPARGTLETIIDLPVAGWASNDSLVYVMGNELFAVDFENATNQVSGEPRLLGGELRRDDSLPQFVLSDRTLIYATGGAYLELQIARVGVDGSISETAIADARFGNLAVSPDGQQIAATVNGSQSDIYLYNLASGQSRRLTRGGNNHHPEWSDDGDTLYFAHDSSGEPQGVYQTSTSSASFEKSLILETQSFLVRMSANNLATMPVVGEGGFDYAIVDLQTGKQTVVAQQPDVEEDLGHVSPDHRWLALTVDASGRYEVVIMPLLRDGPTLPVSTEGGEEPTWSEDMSSLYYRYGTRLYRVPVSQQDGAVKLGEPETILDDPMWVNVPGYSYWPDPGTGGFLILRDNQPPTTRELRVIEGWRSIR